The genomic segment TCCTGCGCAGCGCCGACAGCTCCTATCTGGCTGGGCCCGATGACATCTATGTCTCGCCCTCACAGATACGGCGCTTCAACCTGCGCAAGGGCGACTCCATCTCCGGCAAGATTCGTCCGCCCAAGGAGGGCGAGCGCTACTTTGCGCTGTTGAAGGTCAATCAGATCAACTTCGATAAGCCGGAAAACGCCAAGCACAAGATCCTGTTCGAGAACCTCACCCCGCTGTTCCCCGACGAGCGCATGGTGATGGAGATCGGCAACGGCTCCACCGAGGATCTGACGGCGCGCATCATCGATCTCACTGCGCCCATCGGCAAGGGCCAGCGTGGTCTGATCGTCTCGCCGCCCAAGGCCGGTAAGACGCTGATGCTGCAGAACATCGCCACCTCGATCACGCGCAACAACCCCGAGTGTCACCTGATCGTGCTGCTGATCGACGAGCGGCCCGAGGAGGTCACCGAGATGTCGCGCACGGTGCGCGGTGAAGTGGTCGCCTCGACCTTCGACGAGCCGCCGGCACGCCACGTGCAGGTCGCCGAGATGGTGATCGAGAAGGCCAAGCGGCTGGTCGAGCACAAGAAGGACGTGGTGATCCTGCTCGACTCGATCACGCGCCTGGCGCGGGCCTACAACACCGTGGTACCCAGCTCCGGCAAGGTGCTCACCGGCGGTGTCGACGCCCACGCCTTGGAGAAGCCCAAGCGCTTCTTCGGTGCCGCGCGCAACATCGAGGAGGGCGGCAGTCTGACCATCATCGCCACCGCGCTGGTCGATACCGGCTCGAAGATGGACGAGGTGATCTTCGAGGAGTTCAAGGGCACCGGTAACATGGAGGCGCACCTCGACCGCAAGCTGGCCGAGAAGCGCGTCTACCCGGCGATCAATATCCGCCGCAGCGGTACCCGCCGCGAGGACCTGCTGGCCTCCGAGGACGAGATGCAGCGCATGTGGATCCTGCGCAAGCTGCTCAATCCGATGGACGATATGGGCGCCACTGAGTTCCTGATCGACCGGCTCAAGGATACCAAGACCAATATCGAGTTCTTCGAGGCCATGAAGCGGCGCTAATCGGCGCTATTGCCTTTTGACGCGTATCGAGGGGGCAGCATGCTATGCTGCCCCTTTCGTCGTTTTTGATACAGGAAGCCTATGAAGTACAAGGACCTGCGCGACTTCATCGCGGCACTGGAGGAACGGGGCGAGCTGGTGCGGGTCAGCGCCGAAGTCGACCCCTATCTCGAGATCACCGAGATCTGCGACCGCACCCTGCGTGCCGGCGGACCGGCGCTGCTGTTCGAGAACGTCAAAGGCCACAGCATGCCGCTGCTCGGCAACCTGTTCGGCACCCCGCATCGGGTGGCGCTGGGCATGGGCGAGGACTCGGTGGAGGCGCTCAGCGAGGTCGGCAAGCTGCTGGCCTTTCTCAAGGAGCCGGATCCGCCCAAGGGCATGCGCGACGCCTGGAGCAAGCTGCCGATCTTCAAGCAGGTCATGAGCATGGGGCCCAAGGTGGTGCGCTCATCGCCGGTGCAGGAGGTGATCCTCGAAGGCGATGCGGTCGACCTTGACCGCCTGCCGATCCAGCACTGCTGGCCGGGGGATGCCGCGCCGCTGGTGACCTGGGCGCTGGTGGTGACCCGCGGGCCGCACAAGAAGCGCCAGAACCTGGGCATCTACCGCCAGCAGAAGCTGGGCAAGAATCGCCTGATCATGCGCTGGCTGTCGCATCGCGGCGGGGCGCTGGACTTCCAGGAGTTCCAGAAGGCCAACCCCGGCCAGCCGTTCCCGGTGGCGGTGGCGCTGGGCGCCGACCCGGCCACCATCCTCGGTGCGGTCACCCCGGTGCCGGACTCGCTCTCCGAGTACGCCTTCGCCGGCCTCCTGCGCGGCTCGCGCACCGAGTTGATCAAGTGCGGCCATGCCGACCTCGAGGTGCCGGCCTCCGCCGAGGTGATCCTCGAGGGGTTCATCTACCCCGACGACATGGCGCCCGAAGGCCCTTACGGCGACCACACCGGCTACTACAACGAGGTCGAACACTTCCCGGTCTTCAGCGTCGAACGCATGACCATGCGTCGCGATGCCATCTATCATTCGACCTACACCGGCCGCCCGCCGGATGAGCCGGCGATCCTGGGGCTCGCCCTCAACGAGGTGTTCGTGCCGATCCTGCGCAAGCAGTTTCCCGAGATCGTCGACTTCTACCTGCCGCCGGAGGGCTGCTCCTACCGCATGGCGGTGGTGACCATGAAGAAGCAGTACCCGGGGCATGCCAAGCGGGTGATGATGGGCGTATGGAGCTTCCTGCGCCAGTTCATGTACACCAAGTTCGTGGTGGTGCTCGACGACGACGTCAGCGCCCGCGACTGGAAGGACGTGATCTGGGCCATCACCACGCGCATGGATCCGGCGCGGGATACCGTGCTGGTCGAGAACACGCCCATCGACTACCTCGATTTCGCTTCGCCGGTGGCCGGCCTCGGCTCCAAGATGGGCCTCGATGCCACCAGCAAGTGGCCAGGCGAGACCGACCGCGAGTGGGGGACGCCGATCGTCATGGACGAGGGCGTCAAGCAGTCGGTGGCGGCGCGCTGGGAAACGCTCGGTATCCCGCTGCCGGGGGATGCCACCACAGACAAGAGGACGCCATGACGGCACGCACCCTGACCTGCCTGGTCGACGAGGTCGAGAACCTCACCCCTGATGTCTTCCGCGTGAGCCTGGAGGGCCGCGCCGAGGCCGTTGCGCATGCGCCGGGCCAGTATCTCGAGCTGCAGCTCGACGACGCTACCTGGGTGCCGTTCTCGATCGCCAACGCCCATCGCGGCGATGGCCTGATCGAGCTGCATATCCAGCACTGGCCGGAGCGCGAGAATTCGGCGCGCCTGCGCGAGCTGATGCAGGAAGCCAGTCGCCTGACGCTGCGCCTACCCGGCGGCGACTGCGTGCTCGACCCTGACAGCACGCGGCCGCTGCTGCTGGTGGCCGCCGGGACCGGCTTTGCCCAGATGAAGGCCATCGTCGAGGCCGCGCTGGTCGCCGACCCGGCCCGCCAGATCGACCTGTGGTGGGCGGCCCGCGAGCGCCGCGACCTCTACCTCGAGTGGCTGCCCCGCGATTGGGCCGCCCAGTATCCAGGGGTGCGCTTCCATGCGGTCAGCGAGATCGTCCCCGAGGAGCCGTTCGACGGCGAGGGCGTCAGCGGCCACCTGGGGCGCGTCGATGCGGTACTCGGCAGCACCCTCAAGGACGTCTCGGGGCATGACGTCTATCTGTCCGGCTCGCCGGGCATGGTCTACGCCTGCATCGACGTGCTCGCTTCGCTGGGACTCGACGCCTCGCGGGTGTTCTCGGACGTCTTTGCCTATGCGCCGCGCGACCCGCTGGTGCCCACCGTGGGCAGCCTGGTCAAGCAGCGGGAGGCCTTGCAGTGAGCGCCTCGCCGATCCTGATCACCGGTGGCGCCCAGCGCCTCGGGCGCCACTGCGCCGAGCGGCTGCTCGACGATGGCCATGCGCTGATCATCAGCTACCGCCGCGAGCGCCCCGAGCTCGAGGCGCTGCGCCAGCGTGGGGTGGTCACCCTGGCCGCGGATTTCTCCAGCGAGGCCGGTATTCTCGACTTCATCGCGCGCCTGAAGGAGGCCACCCCGTCGCTGCGGGCGATCGTCCACAACGCCAGCGACTGGGCGCCGGACAGCACCGGCAGCGAGGCCGGGGCCAATTTCGAACGGCTGTTCCGGGTGCACATGCAGGCCCCCTACCTGATCAACCTGCACTGTCGCGAGCTGCTCGACGCCTGCAGCGAGCCGCAGCGCGACATCGTGCACATTACCGACTATGTGGTGCAAAGGGGCTCGAAGAAACACGCCGCCTATGCCGCCACCAAGGCCGGGCTCGATAACCTGACGCTGTCGTTTGCCGCCCTGTATGCCCCGACGATCCAGGTCAACGCCATCGCCCCGGCGCTGATCATGCTCAACGAAGGCGACGACGAGGCCTACGTCGAGAAAGCCAAGGCCAAGTCGGCGATGCAGATGATTCCCGGCCCCGGGGTGATCTACCAGAGCCTGCGCTACCTGCTCGACAATCGCTACGTCACCGGTATCACGCTGCCGGTCGATGGCGGCCGTCACCTGCGCTAGAATGGCGCCCATCCAAGCTGTGCCAATAGGAGAGAGCCCATGGTGGAACAGGATCCCAACTTCAAAGACGATACCGGCATGCTGGCGATTATCGTGGGACTGGTCGTATTGGTGGCCATGAGTGCGCTGCCGGCGACCATCGGCATAATTCAATTGCTCGGTTGAGGTGACTGAATACTTGCCAAGCGCACTCAGCGCGGTAGGATAGAAGCCAACGCAACCCGGAGCGACCCATGACCGCAAGCCCTCGCCATTTAGCCAACGCCGACTCGATGCCCGCCATCGTGGTTGCCGCGTGGGCCTTGGTGAACGGCTATTGGTATTGGTTTAGCGCCGGTGTGCCGGCGATGCGGTCGCACTGACCCATCGCGAGGCACACCCCACCGGGTTGCCTCCACCACCTTTCAGAACCCCCGGTCGGCAACCCGACCGGGGGTTTTGTTTTTGACACCATTGCCCAATCAGGAGCCAGACCATGTTCGACCCTATCGCCTCCCCCCTGCCGTCATGCACTGCTTACTACCGTGGCTATGGCAGCTGGCGATTTAGCGGCGTCCGGTCGGCTCAGCTCGCCACCTCCGGCCGGGTGATCATCGGTGGCCATCCAGTCCGATGTTCGACACCCTGTACGAGGTAAGCGCAATGACCATGACCCTGATCAAGCCAACGCCCAGTGATGCCGCCCCAGCCGCAGGCCTCGCTGCCGCCGACACCGCCATCGAGGCGCCGCTGCCCACCCCCCAGGCGCTGCGCCAGCAGCTGCCCCTCGATGCCGAACTGCAGAAGCGAGTCGCTGCCCAGCGTGAGCAGGTCAAGGCGATTCTGGATGGCCGCGACGACCGCCTGCTGGTGGTCGTCGGCCCCTGCTCGATCCACGACCCCCAGGCGGCTCTCGAGTATGCCGAGAACTTGAGCGTGCTGGCGCGCCAGGTCGAGGACCGGCTGCTGCTGGTGATGCGCGTCTACGTCGAGAAGCCGCGCACCACGGTGGGCTGGAAGGGCCTGGCCTACGACCCCCACCTCGACGGCAGCGACGACATGGCCCACGGCCTGGCGACGTCGCGAGCGCTGATGCGCGACGTCGTGGCAATCGGCTTGCCGGTGGCCACCGAGCTGCTGCAGCCGATGGTCGCCAGCTACCTCGATGACCTGCTGGCGTGGACGGCGATCGGCGCGCGTACCACCGAGTCCCAGGTGCATCGCGAGCTGGCCAGCGGCCTGGCGGCGGCAGTGGGCTTCAAGAACGCCACCGATGGCGGCATCCAGGTGGCCATCGACGCCATCCAGGCGGCGGCCCACGGCCATCGTTACCCCGGGTTGTCGGCGTCGGGCCGGCCCAGCCTGCGCCACACGCCAGGCAATGCGCACACCCATGTGGTGCTGCGCGGCGGCCACGGCGAGCCCAACTACCGCGCCGAGCATGTGGCGGCGACGCGTCGCACGCTGGCGGCCGCGGGCCTGGCGCCGCGGCTGATGGTAGACTGCAGCCACGCCAATTCGGGTAAGGACCATCGCCGCCAGAGCGAGGTGCTGCTCGACGTGCTGGACCAGCGCCTGGCGGGCGAGACGGCGCTGTGTGGCGTGATGCTGGAGAGCCAGCTATTCGAAGGTCGCCAGCCGCTCAAGCCTGGTGGCATGCGCTACGGCGTCTCGGTCACCGATGCCTGCATCGGCTGGGAGACCACCGAGCATCTGCTGAGCCTGGCCGCCGAGCGGCTGCGTTGACGTTATCCAAGGAATTGATTGTCGATGAAGTTTCGTTTCGAATCCCATGAGCCCGTGGTGTATCGCCGCAAGGCACGCCTGATCAGCGTGGCCATGGCCGCCCAGTTGATCGTGCTGGGCATGCTGTTCTCCCAATTGCTGACCCGCGCCTTCGGCTCCAGCCTGTGGCTCAACGCCCTGGGGGTGCTGCTTGGCCTGGTGGCCACCAGTCTGGTATTCGCGGCGCTGCGCGAGCGCCCGTGGATGCAGGAGATGCGCTACGTCTGGCAGCTCAAGCACCACTTGTCACGCGTCAGTGGCTACCTGCCGGCGCTGCGCCGCGGCGTCGCAGAGCACAACCACGTGGCGCTGGGCATCCTCAGCTTCTACCACCAGGGCATGGCGCAGCTCGCCGAGCTCAACGGCCGCACCCTGGACGACGACAGCGAGCTGATCGCCGAGCGTGAGCAGCTGCGCCAGCAGCGCGAACGGCTGGGCCTGCCGCTGGAGGTGGACGGCTACGATACCGAGGACCTGGCCGCCTTCAAGCGCGGCTAAGCCCCTCTCAAGCCTTGCTGGCGTAGGCGTAGAGCAGCGTCTCCTGGGCGCTGATCGGCGCGGCGTCGCCCAGTTCGCGTTTGGTGTAGTGGCCGTCGCTATCGAGCAGCCAGCTCTGGCAGTTGTCGACCAGGTAGGTCTCGAGGTCCTTGCGCACGCGTGCGGCCAGCTTTGCGTCGAGCAGCGGGAAACAGGTCTCGACGCGGTGGAACATGTTGCGCTCCATGAAGTCGGCGCTGGACGCCCACACCTCTGGGCTGGCGTCGTTGTGGAAGTAGAACACCCGGGTGTGCTCGAGGAAGCGGCCGATGATCGAGCGCACCCGGATATTGTCCGAGATGCCCGGGACCCCGGGGCGCAGGCAGCACATTCCGCGAATGATCAGGTCGCACTCCACCCCGGCGTGGGAGGCGCGATACAGCGCGCGGATCAGCTTGGGCTCGGTGAGCGAGTTGCACTTGATGATCAGGTGCGCCCGGCGGCCGGCCGCGGCGTGAGCGGCTTCGCGGTCGATCATCGCCACCAGCCGCTCGTGGAGAGTGAAGGGGGCGTGCAGCAGGTGCTCGATATGCCGCGCCTTGCCCATCCCCGACAGCTGCTGGAAAACCTTGTGGACGTCCTCGCACAGCGTCTCGTGGGCGGTCAGCAGGCTGTAGTCGGTGTACAGCTTGGCGGTGCCAGCGTGATAGTTGCCGGTGCCGAGATGGGCGTAGTAGCGCAGCTCGCCGCGCTCGCGACGCACGATGTGCATCAGCTTGGCGTGGGTCTTGTAGGCCATCACGCCGTAGATGACGATGGCCCCGGCCTCCTGCAGGCGCGAGGCGAGTGCCAGGTTGTCGGCCTCGTCGAAGCGCGCGCGCAGTTCGATCACCACCGTGACCTCCTTGCCGCCGCGGGCCGCCTCGACCAGCGCCGAGACGATCGCCGAATCGGCGCCGGTGCGGTAGAGGGTCTGCTTGATGGCCAGCACGGCCGGGTCGCGGGCCGCCTCGGCGAGCAGCTCCTCCACCGGCGAGAAGGCGTGGAAGGGGTGGTGGAGCAGGATGTCGCTGTCCTTGATCGCCTCGAACAGCGAGTCGTGCTTCTTGAGGGCCTTGGGTAGCCCCGGGGTAAACGGGCGGTAGCGCAGCTCCGGGCGCTCGACGTCGGCGAGTACCGCCATCATGCGGGTCAGGTTGACCGGCCCCTGGACCCGGTAGAGGTCGCTCTGCTCGAGCTCGAACTGCGTGAGCAGGAAGTCGGCCAGCGGTTCCGGGCAGTTGTCGGCGACCTCCAGGCGCACGCCGCTGCCGTAGCGCCGCGCCAGCAGTTCGCCGCGCAGCGCCGAGGCCAGGTCGGAGACCGCCTCGGGGTCGACCGACAGGTCGGCGTTGCGGGTCAGTCGGAACTGGTAGCAGCCGCGCACCTGCATGCCGGGGAACACCTCGTGGGCGTGGGCGTGGATCATCGACGACAGGAACACGTACTCGCTGTAGCCCTCGGCGCAGCACGCCGCGGGCAGTGCGATCAGACGCGGCAGCGAGCGCGGGGCGGGCAGGA from the Halomonas sp. 1513 genome contains:
- a CDS encoding transcription termination factor Rho → MNLTELKQKTVPELLEIAQEMGADNLARSRKQDIIFAILKKHAKSGEDIYGDGVLEILQDGFGFLRSADSSYLAGPDDIYVSPSQIRRFNLRKGDSISGKIRPPKEGERYFALLKVNQINFDKPENAKHKILFENLTPLFPDERMVMEIGNGSTEDLTARIIDLTAPIGKGQRGLIVSPPKAGKTLMLQNIATSITRNNPECHLIVLLIDERPEEVTEMSRTVRGEVVASTFDEPPARHVQVAEMVIEKAKRLVEHKKDVVILLDSITRLARAYNTVVPSSGKVLTGGVDAHALEKPKRFFGAARNIEEGGSLTIIATALVDTGSKMDEVIFEEFKGTGNMEAHLDRKLAEKRVYPAINIRRSGTRREDLLASEDEMQRMWILRKLLNPMDDMGATEFLIDRLKDTKTNIEFFEAMKRR
- a CDS encoding NAD(P)H-flavin reductase yields the protein MTARTLTCLVDEVENLTPDVFRVSLEGRAEAVAHAPGQYLELQLDDATWVPFSIANAHRGDGLIELHIQHWPERENSARLRELMQEASRLTLRLPGGDCVLDPDSTRPLLLVAAGTGFAQMKAIVEAALVADPARQIDLWWAARERRDLYLEWLPRDWAAQYPGVRFHAVSEIVPEEPFDGEGVSGHLGRVDAVLGSTLKDVSGHDVYLSGSPGMVYACIDVLASLGLDASRVFSDVFAYAPRDPLVPTVGSLVKQREALQ
- a CDS encoding 3-octaprenyl-4-hydroxybenzoate decarboxylase (catalyzes the decarboxylation of 3-octaprenyl-4-hydroxy benzoate to 2-octaprenylphenol), translated to MKYKDLRDFIAALEERGELVRVSAEVDPYLEITEICDRTLRAGGPALLFENVKGHSMPLLGNLFGTPHRVALGMGEDSVEALSEVGKLLAFLKEPDPPKGMRDAWSKLPIFKQVMSMGPKVVRSSPVQEVILEGDAVDLDRLPIQHCWPGDAAPLVTWALVVTRGPHKKRQNLGIYRQQKLGKNRLIMRWLSHRGGALDFQEFQKANPGQPFPVAVALGADPATILGAVTPVPDSLSEYAFAGLLRGSRTELIKCGHADLEVPASAEVILEGFIYPDDMAPEGPYGDHTGYYNEVEHFPVFSVERMTMRRDAIYHSTYTGRPPDEPAILGLALNEVFVPILRKQFPEIVDFYLPPEGCSYRMAVVTMKKQYPGHAKRVMMGVWSFLRQFMYTKFVVVLDDDVSARDWKDVIWAITTRMDPARDTVLVENTPIDYLDFASPVAGLGSKMGLDATSKWPGETDREWGTPIVMDEGVKQSVAARWETLGIPLPGDATTDKRTP
- a CDS encoding 3-deoxy-7-phosphoheptulonate synthase produces the protein MEAPLPTPQALRQQLPLDAELQKRVAAQREQVKAILDGRDDRLLVVVGPCSIHDPQAALEYAENLSVLARQVEDRLLLVMRVYVEKPRTTVGWKGLAYDPHLDGSDDMAHGLATSRALMRDVVAIGLPVATELLQPMVASYLDDLLAWTAIGARTTESQVHRELASGLAAAVGFKNATDGGIQVAIDAIQAAAHGHRYPGLSASGRPSLRHTPGNAHTHVVLRGGHGEPNYRAEHVAATRRTLAAAGLAPRLMVDCSHANSGKDHRRQSEVLLDVLDQRLAGETALCGVMLESQLFEGRQPLKPGGMRYGVSVTDACIGWETTEHLLSLAAERLR
- a CDS encoding polyphosphate kinase 1 — encoded protein: MQDPRAVPDPDQSPPPAETPAAAEPLPLRVNRTRTGVRAKGDPAALDLDDPSLYLNRELSHLQFNIRVLEQALDTAHPLLNRLMFLLIFSSNLDEFFEIRVAGLKHQLALGNDSTGADGMLPRQVLGEISRIAHEQVERQYRLLNDTLIPALEEQHLRFRRRDQWTPAQQAWVRDYFDDEIMPVISPIGLDPSHPFPRLVNKSLNFIVELEGKDAFGREGGLAILPAPRSLPRLIALPAACCAEGYSEYVFLSSMIHAHAHEVFPGMQVRGCYQFRLTRNADLSVDPEAVSDLASALRGELLARRYGSGVRLEVADNCPEPLADFLLTQFELEQSDLYRVQGPVNLTRMMAVLADVERPELRYRPFTPGLPKALKKHDSLFEAIKDSDILLHHPFHAFSPVEELLAEAARDPAVLAIKQTLYRTGADSAIVSALVEAARGGKEVTVVIELRARFDEADNLALASRLQEAGAIVIYGVMAYKTHAKLMHIVRRERGELRYYAHLGTGNYHAGTAKLYTDYSLLTAHETLCEDVHKVFQQLSGMGKARHIEHLLHAPFTLHERLVAMIDREAAHAAAGRRAHLIIKCNSLTEPKLIRALYRASHAGVECDLIIRGMCCLRPGVPGISDNIRVRSIIGRFLEHTRVFYFHNDASPEVWASSADFMERNMFHRVETCFPLLDAKLAARVRKDLETYLVDNCQSWLLDSDGHYTKRELGDAAPISAQETLLYAYASKA
- a CDS encoding dihydromonapterin reductase; translation: MSASPILITGGAQRLGRHCAERLLDDGHALIISYRRERPELEALRQRGVVTLAADFSSEAGILDFIARLKEATPSLRAIVHNASDWAPDSTGSEAGANFERLFRVHMQAPYLINLHCRELLDACSEPQRDIVHITDYVVQRGSKKHAAYAATKAGLDNLTLSFAALYAPTIQVNAIAPALIMLNEGDDEAYVEKAKAKSAMQMIPGPGVIYQSLRYLLDNRYVTGITLPVDGGRHLR